The Gemmatimonadaceae bacterium genome contains a region encoding:
- the rplQ gene encoding 50S ribosomal protein L17 gives MRHRKTGRSLKRTAEQKLALLRGLAMALIERGAIETTEARAKELRPFVEKLITKARSGTLHDRRLAGRHVQVRSLNDKLFTEIGPKFATRAGGYTRILKTSHRKGDGAEMARIELVD, from the coding sequence ATGCGTCACCGCAAGACAGGCCGGTCGCTCAAGCGAACCGCTGAGCAGAAGCTGGCCCTTTTGAGGGGTCTCGCCATGGCGCTTATCGAGCGCGGCGCGATCGAAACTACCGAAGCGAGAGCCAAGGAGCTGAGGCCATTCGTGGAAAAGCTGATCACGAAGGCCCGCTCGGGAACGCTTCACGATCGCCGGCTGGCGGGACGTCATGTGCAGGTCCGCTCGCTCAACGATAAATTGTTTACGGAAATAGGGCCAAAGTTTGCAACCCGCGCCGGAGGGTACACGCGTATCCTCAAGACCAGTCACCGCAAGGGTGATGGCGCGGAAATGGCCCGCATCGAGCTGGTGGACTGA